GTCGCGAACCGACTTGCGCACTACCTAGTACCACCGTATCGCCGTAGCGCACCAGCACGCTTCCAGTCGTGCGAAAACCGACGCGGTTAACCTCTAGCGTGAGCGGACGACCGCAAAAATCAGTCGTGACAGAGAAAATTTCTTTGCCACTCGGGTTAATAATACTCATATTCAGAGCTCCTTTCTTGTAGCAGAAGAGTAACAGGTGTAAACTTTGCATGATCCGCCCGAAAGGCAAAGGGCAAAATTTATATCCATCACTTTCTGCCAGTTACTATACTCCTATTATATCGCACTCACCGCGTATCTGCTACAATGAGTTGTAACGAATGAACATCCGTTCCTCTGGTTATCATCACTAAAAAAACCAAGGAGAATCTATGGAATACTACACCGGACGGCGCATTAATGTCCGCGCCATCATCTATAAAGATGGTAAACTACTTGCTGTTAAACACAAGCATGGTGACAACATATCACACTATTACGCTGTACCCGGCGGTGGGCTTGATCCGCAAGAATCGCTGATCGACGGATTAGCACGCGAGCTACACGAAGAAACAGGCATAGACGCCGTCATTGGCAATCTATTATTTATCCAGCAATTCCCATCTGCGCGTGCTGGTTACGCCGAAGAGCTAGAATTCTTCTTTGCCATCAAAAACCCTGACAACTTCACCAACATTAACCTTGAGAACACCAGCCACGGTATTAAAGAGCTCGCTGTGTGTGAATTTGTCGATCCTGCTAGCGTCACGCTCTATCCCGAGTTTCTACAGTCAATTGACCTTGCGGATTATATCAATAACGACCGTCCAGCACTTGTTATTGATAATTTGCATGAAATACATAAAAACTAGCAAAGCCCTCTTTCCGCCGGCATTTTAAGGTACGCGCGCTAATACAGCCGCAAACTTATACTAATTCAACGTTTTCCCGCGCCCACTCTAACGCCGCCTCGGTTCTCTTGCGCGCCTCCAGGCTTTTTTGAGTTGGACGGTCGCTGCCCCACCACTGCCGCCATGCCCAGTCTGTCGGATTAAGACACTCTAAACAGTCCATATGGACGAGCGCGCCATTAACGAACGTCTCATTGCGTTCAGTGTAGACAAGCGCGTAGCCGCTGCGTTCCAGTGCTTTTCGGCTGCCACCATTTGGCTGTAGCACTGCCGATTTTATACGATGCAGCCCCAATTGCTCAAATGCGAAATATGTCCGTGCTTTGTGGCACGCACTCGCGATTCCCCTGCCCCAGTAGCTTGCATCACAGATCACTGAACCACTAACCGCCTGGCGAATATGTTTACGAAGCTCCATATCCGTCAATGCGCTATTGCCGATAAGCCGGCGCTCATTATCTTCAACCACCCAGATCCCCCACACGCGCGAGGTCCTGTCCTTAATCATCTTGTCATACCACTCTTCCTCAGTTTCTTTCGTCTGCACGCGGTTTGTCACATATTGAATAACTGAGTGATGTGCAAAACCATCCGCAAACGTCGTCGCCTCTTCGCGCGTAAACGGTGCAAGCTCTAGCTTCAGTCCAGATTCGGTCGTTAACTTCATGATTGGTCCAAATGCCATAATGCACTCCTTACGCTATAAATACATTTGTATTATACACTATCTCTATACGACACGCCGCATACAAAAATGTACATACATAATTTCGCCGTCTACGACCATTACTTTCCAGCGCTTATACACCTTACGCGTCACCCACGCCTAGGGGAGCACAACGTGCTCACGCGACCACGCCAACGCCGCTTCCGTCTTCTTACGTGCCTGTAAATTTTTACGTGGCGGACGATCATCACCCCACCACAAGCGCCATGCCCAATCCGCCGGGTTGAGACACTCAAGCATATCTTCATGAACATAATGTCCATCAATAAACTGAAAATTTCGCTCAACATATACATGAGAGTATCCTACTTTATCAAGCGCTCGTCTGCTCGCAGTGTTTTCCTGTGCAACCGCCGACCTTAGCCTAACTAGCCCCAGTTGCTCAAATGCATACCACGTACGAGCATAGTGCGCTGCACTTGCAATACCTCTACGCCAGTAGCTGTTATTAGTTAGAGTAATACTCGTAGAGCCCTGTGTAATATTACGCTGAGTTGGTACCAAAGGGCTAATTTCATTTATCTCTGTGTAGCCAATAAGTTTCCTCTTATCACGCTCAACAACCCAGACGCCCCACAGCATCACATTGCTCTCTTTCGACCTCTTGTCAAACCACTCTTGCTCCATCTCTGCCGTTACCGGCAGCATGCCATTATATTGGTTGGTGCTCTGTTTTTGAAACCCTGCGATAAAAACTAACACTTCTTCGCGCGTAAACGGTGCAAGCTCTAGCTTCAGTCCAGATTCGGTCGTTAACTTCATGATTGGTCCAAATGCCATTATCGTCTCCCTGTTTCAAGTAATTGAATATGATCTTTTACGCTTCGCCTAAATCAATATCTATCACCTTATATTTATGCACGTACTCAATCCGTGTTAAACCAAACTGCCGCACCATTGTTGTCTCAGCTGGGTACGTATGACCATGCAGTAGTAACTTTGGCGGCGTACGCTCTATATACGTACGCAAGCCGTCAAATCCTTGATGCGCCAATTCTTCCTCATCGTTGATGCCGCGCGGCGGACAATGCGTTAAGAACACGTCAACTGGCGGCATACCTGCAAGCAGCTCACGTGCTTCTTGCTGTGTATACATAATTGCGTCAGGATTTTCTTTATAACGAACACACCCCTGGAAACCGCCAAAAGACACACCACGCCATTGCCATACGTTGAGATGCATATTAACAATCCCAAACTCATTCATATACGTACCGCTACAGTGATTGCCATACACGCCAATCTTTGGCGTAGTAACACGCTCTAACCCGATAAGCTGCGAGCGATCCAAATCACCTAGTGTCATCACGATATCTATAGCATGTTCAGCAACAAACTGCGGGTAATCTAGTTGAGGATTTGTGTCAGCGATTGCAAGTATCTTCATATCCATATTATACAACACAGAGTAGCCTTGGAGTGGCCTTGGCTCTAATAACGTAAACGAATCAATGAATAAGTTTATTGGACGCAAGTAGTAGCAGAGATGGCACTATGAGTAGTCTGTCATTCAACACCCAAACAATTAATTACGTAATTTGCCCTGGTTTATTTTGAGATAGCGCTGAAATTTAAATTTGCTTGCTATACGATTAAGTTGTATCAAACTAACAATTCGCCCGTAATGATATTCCATATACACAAACGACTATGGACTTTTAAGCATACTGCCATTAAATAGCTGTCATTTCTTTATTGGGATTTATCTCATAAAAAGGACTGCGCTCCTACTTTGGTGCACAGATAGCATGCTCCTTCTCTATCTCTCGCACGCAATCCCGTCGTGGTCACGATCAAGCTCTTCCCGATATCCAGGCGTGCCGCGACTCATATTGCTATAACCAGCGGCACGTGCTTCTTTACAGTTCCGGAAGAACACGCCTGCCGCTTGGTTTTGCGCAGGGGTAGCTGCTGGAGCTACAGCAGCTTGGCGCTGTCGTTGCTGTTGAATTTGTTGTTGGCGAGTTTTTTTGGCTGCTGCTGCCGCGGCAGCAGCTTGCTCTGCCCTGTTTTTTTTGCTCCTCAGCGTCTTTTTTCGCTTTTTCAGCACGCTCTTTTTCCTCTTGTTTGGCTTTTTCTAATTTTGCAATGCGTTCAGAGAATGGCATGCGTTTATTGTCCGGCAAGTTTTTGATATCTAACTTAGCGCCTTCGATATGTTCATCGGTTGGTTCAGCTTCCGCCTTCTTAGTTGATTCTTCAGCTTTTTTGAGAGCTTCCTCAAGCTTTTGTTTGTCATACTCGGCTTTGGTTTGACGCTTAAATGTAATGGTTTTGTCTGTGTGGCGGTTACCGTCGACAACAGAAACAACGATGTCCCTTTTACCTTCAGGGATATTTTCGAATCTATGCTTAAATTTGGCAGTGTTATTATGGCGATCGGTTAGGTTTCCGATCGTATTACCAATCGTTACTTGAGAGAACGTACTAACCCCCGAAAGCTCTCCGCTTATTTCATGGCTATCTGTATGGTAGCCTAACTCTATTTCATCATCGATTCCAGAGATAGTAATTGGAATGTTGTCATTTTCGAGGCGAGATTGATCTTTGAGAGCAGCGACATAAGTCACGCCGACAGATATTACAGTAAGCACACAAACGATGGCAGCGACAATGCCTATAACAGTAAAGGCCTTTTTGTTTTCTTTAGTAGATGTCTGATTTTTTCGAGTTGAGTTCGTTGATAAATTTTGTAGCAATGTAATCAGCTTGGGCAATGTCTTCTTTGTCATATTTCTATATCATGCATTACTATTAGGGGTTTGTCAATAAAGTGCCTACACCAACCACTCAACTGCAACACTCCTACATACAAAAAGAGCCACCATTTTTTCCGTTTTGTTAAAATTAGGCTTGTACGGTTTAGCAACCCCAACCCAAAACAACCAACATCTCCCAAACCTACCCCCATACAACCCCTCAAGTATATCCATCTGCCCTTTCTTAAGTACTAAACGTTTATTGTTCGTCTGCTTATCTACCTGCTTATCCATCTGCTTGCTCATCCGTTCGTCTATCCGCTTACTTACCAACTAACTTACCTACTAACTTACAACCTTACAACCTATCATTTACTTGCTACTAACCAACCTATTTGCTTATTTACTCATCCATTCATTCATTCGTCCATCCATTTACTAACTAACTTAATTTACTTAATTTACTTCGTCTGCCTACCTGTCTACTTACTTCCATATTATTTTTATACTAATCTTCCTAAACTCTCTTTACTTAATTCTCTCTACCTCCTTAGCAGTTCTTTAACAAGCCCTAACTCCTATACTCCTAACTCCTAACTCTCTATAGCTCTTTAATGATATTCTCTATAGTTCTATAGTTCTATAGTTCTATAGTTCTATAGTTCTATAGTTCTATAACTCTATAACTCTATAACTTCCATAGTTTCATAGTTCCATAATCCCATATAATTCTTACCATAATTCTCCTCTATATATTTATATATAAAAGAAGAGAAAAAAGAATAAAAGATAACAGAGGTAAAATAAACAAAAAATACCGGATATCGATATCCGGTATTTTTATACTAAGAGAATGGCTAAAATTATTGGATATTTATGGGTAAATAGTAATACAATACTAACCGCTCTGAAGCTTTAATGGTTATTCATTAGCTAT
This portion of the TM7 phylum sp. oral taxon 349 genome encodes:
- a CDS encoding NUDIX domain-containing protein, whose protein sequence is MEYYTGRRINVRAIIYKDGKLLAVKHKHGDNISHYYAVPGGGLDPQESLIDGLARELHEETGIDAVIGNLLFIQQFPSARAGYAEELEFFFAIKNPDNFTNINLENTSHGIKELAVCEFVDPASVTLYPEFLQSIDLADYINNDRPALVIDNLHEIHKN
- a CDS encoding GNAT family N-acetyltransferase, with the translated sequence MAFGPIMKLTTESGLKLELAPFTREEATTFADGFAHHSVIQYVTNRVQTKETEEEWYDKMIKDRTSRVWGIWVVEDNERRLIGNSALTDMELRKHIRQAVSGSVICDASYWGRGIASACHKARTYFAFEQLGLHRIKSAVLQPNGGSRKALERSGYALVYTERNETFVNGALVHMDCLECLNPTDWAWRQWWGSDRPTQKSLEARKRTEAALEWARENVELV
- a CDS encoding GNAT family N-acetyltransferase is translated as MAFGPIMKLTTESGLKLELAPFTREEVLVFIAGFQKQSTNQYNGMLPVTAEMEQEWFDKRSKESNVMLWGVWVVERDKRKLIGYTEINEISPLVPTQRNITQGSTSITLTNNSYWRRGIASAAHYARTWYAFEQLGLVRLRSAVAQENTASRRALDKVGYSHVYVERNFQFIDGHYVHEDMLECLNPADWAWRLWWGDDRPPRKNLQARKKTEAALAWSREHVVLP
- a CDS encoding metallophosphoesterase, with the protein product MKILAIADTNPQLDYPQFVAEHAIDIVMTLGDLDRSQLIGLERVTTPKIGVYGNHCSGTYMNEFGIVNMHLNVWQWRGVSFGGFQGCVRYKENPDAIMYTQQEARELLAGMPPVDVFLTHCPPRGINDEEELAHQGFDGLRTYIERTPPKLLLHGHTYPAETTMVRQFGLTRIEYVHKYKVIDIDLGEA
- a CDS encoding excalibur calcium-binding domain-containing protein: MLKKRKKTLRSKKNRAEQAAAAAAAAKKTRQQQIQQQRQRQAAVAPAATPAQNQAAGVFFRNCKEARAAGYSNMSRGTPGYREELDRDHDGIACER